TCAGTGCAAAGAGGACAAAGGTCATATAATTGGCCTTTGAGTGCATTTAACATTGcaattttatagataaaaagtGAGATTGTTaaccaaattgcaaaaaatagaTTGTCTGagattgttattttttttttaaaaaaaaaaaatatggctATTTACTCCAACACTAATCTTTTCTGCCTTGTCTGCCTTGTTCACCTCCAAAGGTTTAAGCTTGCCAAAAATTACTTCAGGGATTCGCAAATCCCATTCACCAAACTCCACTGtgaattattatatttcaaacaTGAAAATTTTGCGAATTGGTTTGCAATTTGAGTTTGCTTCAAATCCTTGATTCGACAAGAAGCTTCTTTAAGTAGTTCACTTCATCTATGCTTGCTCGCCATTGATGATTATTTTAGTAGGTCTGCATATTGACAGGCGCGAAATCACAGTTACCAAAGTTGAAACATCAGTATATGATCTTTTTGTGCCAGGTAGGCCACAAAGATTTAGCCATAACAAGCATTAActgaaaattacaaaatttgtaaGAACATATTATGACCaaggaaaattacaaaatttgagTATAAAATAACACCATGTCAGTGAAATAAAGCTCAACACTTCAGAAGTCATAAATCAATACATGTTTCACGCATATAACTTTAGAAGCTCATTCTTGAACTTGGCCTTCACTTGTTCCCTCTTTATCTTGAGAGCAGCAGTGACTAATCCAGACTCAGGGGTCCATTGTTCAGGCAGCAACTTAATCTTTGCAGGAGTTTCAAACTTATCCAATTTTGCAGCTTTTGCCACCTGCACACATAAAAATATGCTCTTATTTCTGCACTAATTcttgaataaaacaaaatcaaaagaccTTTTTTACTTTGGAACTTTCGGCATATGCAAGGGTCGATTGGCCTCTTGTTAAATATtatgcaaaaatataaaacttgCTCAATAGTTAGATCTCTGTATCTCCTAAATATGTATTCTGCAGTTCCAGCAGCAGTGGAGATGTAATAAAATATGGCTTTGTCACAGTAGTTTCAAATAAGTTTtcagaagaaaaaggaaaataaacaaaaccttATTAAGAGATTGCTGAACCTCGCTGACACTTTCAGCTTTCTCACACAGCTCAGAGAAATCACTGTAGTTGATGCCAGCTTGTTGGGCCCACTTCTCGAGGACCTGGTGCAAAGGAACAACTAGTGCTACACAATAGTTATGGAAGGGATCTGCGTGTACCATGATATTATCCACATAATTGCTCGATGTGAGAGCCGCCTCAACCTGCAATAACGCAGCTACTAATTCAGTGAGCACCTCTGAGACATATTCTATTAAGAAATATAAGGTAAAGCTTTAATTGCACCTTTCCAAGGGAGATATATTCTCCATGTTGAAGTTTCACTATATCCTTCTTCCTATCAATAATTTCAAGGCATCCATCAGGGTGAAATTTTCCAATGTCACCACTATAAAACCAGCGCATGCCCCTCTCATCAACCTGTACTATGTAACAGATCATGAGTGCATGTATATACAGGCTACAAGATCAAGTTGCAGCATATGTAaaacataaatagaaaaaaagaaacacagacACAGCTTGGAAATTACCTTGTACACCTCATTagttttttcttgatttttaaaGTAACCAGCAGTTACACTGAAACCCCCCACTACAATCTCTCCTCGGGGCATTGGTTTGTCAGTTGTCAAATATCCACCTTCTTCCCAAGAAACAAGCTACAATATCAAATTAAAGACACATTAAATCCCATTTGAAAGTATTCTACCTGGTACACCCCATACACTTACCATCATGAATTCTTAATGGAATTTACAAGTTTATGTCGTATGCAATGAATTAGCAAAGATTTATACTTCCATGGAAAAACAAACTTTTGATTGTTATTGTCAATTGGAAGCACTCACCAAAGATAAGCTAGTGCGAAGTGAAATGTGCCAAACACAGTACAATTTACCAAATTCTCTTCACAAACAAGAGTATAGATCTGATTACGAAATTCTGTTGAAAGTTTCGTTACCAAGTCGAGGCTTACCTTAATGTAGCAACAAGGAAGCGGTGGTCCAACACGTCCCACCGTTGAATCATCCCACTCAGAAAAAGTGGCTCCGGCAAATGTTTCAGTCAAGCCATATGCTTGACCAACAGGAGCCCTGCCGAAGGGCAATATTTTCAGAAGATCATCTTAAATGTGAATATGAAACAGAATAAAGAAACTTTTAAGCGATCTACACAGAGACCAATTATAAGCAGTGGAGCATGCTCTAACATGGAACTGAACTTGATCTTCTTTGGTAGCTGATACAACATTGACCTGTCAATTCTAAACTTAAAAAGACCAATAGTTTATGATTCAAAGTCCGATTACCCCATGCAGATGTTGATAAACCGCTGTGAATCCGCAGATAAAGGAGCTCCACCACAGAGCACAAATCGGATGTGTCCTCCAATTAAAATGCGTACTTTTTTAAAGACAATGATATCCCACAAAATTCTCTCCAATCCCCAAGCCCCAAGCCAGCTTCCTTCTACAGCGGCTAGACGTCGCTTACATCCAATGTCGAATAGATGCTTCACTAACCCCCCTTTTTCCTCAACCTAAATTACAACATAATAGATAGTGAAGAAGAAAGCTGACTGTTTACCCAAGTATTCTCAACCAACAGATATGTGCCAATCAAATGCAAACCTTTTTCACAACTCCATCACGAATTCGATCTAAAATAGCAGGAACTGCTGTCATGAGGGTTGGCTTTAATACAGAAGCATCCCCCTTGGTTCCtttcttaattttgttagaaGTGTCAGTTAACGTCAATGCTGAACTATAACCCATTGCACAACCTGCAGCCAACATCACAGACTGGACAACCACAGTGATGTTAAGACGATTTCAaccaattaacattaaaaatacaaatgcAAACAAGAAAGTACCTCAGCTGCCAGTTCAAAAACATGAGCCAGGGGCAAGTACGCCATGTACACATCATTTCTACCTAGTTTTGGGATTACTTTCATAACACCTGCAGCAGTGGCTACAATGTTTCCATGAGTGATCATGACCCCCTACAATTGTTACATACTACACCATGTTAATGCCACTTTGTGTATAAGGATACTAGGCTTTCAGAGCCAGACAACACAAACATATGCAGGTGTTTATCATGACTTAAGAAATTATAGAgctcaaataaaaatttcaggAACACATTGAGAAGAAACCTCTGGGTTCGGGATTATAACTCGCCTCAAAAAGAACTTGCAAACAAACATGGTACAAAAGTTATACAAAGACACATTACTCTAAGTTTCTGGACCACATTTGAATTGGGCATCTgcaaccccaaaaaataaacCAGAAAATAAAACCCTTCCAGTGATGAACAATTGGCAAAAATTTGCTAAGCATGATTCTGGATCCACCCTCTCTCTCATTTGCAGCAAAGAACAAATGCACAACATAAGGAACTAAAAGCAGGAACAAACCTTTGGTAAACCTGTACTGCCACTTGTATACATGATAACAGCAATACCATTTTTGGAAGGCAGGCTTGGATGAACAGGACTTTTTTTCCCAAGTTTCTCAACCTCAGAAAAAGATGTGATTGTCCACTCGTTCATACTTCCAGAGATGGTATCATTTTCAATTCCATCATCTTCAAAGTAAATAATATTGTGGATACTCTTTAGGCTTGAGCTTATAGCAGCCAACTT
This window of the Corylus avellana chromosome ca5, CavTom2PMs-1.0 genome carries:
- the LOC132181366 gene encoding long chain acyl-CoA synthetase 8-like, with protein sequence MGDSDGGLSNSQLLKNLGAGDYLSVWKGYGPYGIVGAVIIGLLIPILLSALFLGKKKEKQRGVPVQVGGEAGYAVRNARVSELVEAPWEGATTMAALFEQSCKKNSRNPFLGTRKLISREFVTGSDGRKFEKLHLGDYEWQTYGQIFDRACNFASGLVKLGHDLDSRAAIFSDTRAEWFIALQGCFRQSITVVTIYASLGEDALIHSLNETQVSTLICESKQLKKLAAISSSLKSIHNIIYFEDDGIENDTISGSMNEWTITSFSEVEKLGKKSPVHPSLPSKNGIAVIMYTSGSTGLPKGVMITHGNIVATAAGVMKVIPKLGRNDVYMAYLPLAHVFELAAESVMLAAGCAMGYSSALTLTDTSNKIKKGTKGDASVLKPTLMTAVPAILDRIRDGVVKKVEEKGGLVKHLFDIGCKRRLAAVEGSWLGAWGLERILWDIIVFKKVRILIGGHIRFVLCGGAPLSADSQRFINICMGAPVGQAYGLTETFAGATFSEWDDSTVGRVGPPLPCCYIKLVSWEEGGYLTTDKPMPRGEIVVGGFSVTAGYFKNQEKTNEVYKVDERGMRWFYSGDIGKFHPDGCLEIIDRKKDIVKLQHGEYISLGKVEAALTSSNYVDNIMVHADPFHNYCVALVVPLHQVLEKWAQQAGINYSDFSELCEKAESVSEVQQSLNKVAKAAKLDKFETPAKIKLLPEQWTPESGLVTAALKIKREQVKAKFKNELLKLYA